Proteins encoded together in one Rhinopithecus roxellana isolate Shanxi Qingling chromosome 3, ASM756505v1, whole genome shotgun sequence window:
- the LOC104670435 gene encoding proton-coupled amino acid transporter 2, with protein MSVTKSTEGAVAVKLDLMSPPESAKKLENKDSTFLDESPSESPGLKKTKGITVIQALIHLVKGNMGTGILGLSLAVKNAGILMGPLSLLVMGLIACHCMHILVRCAQRFCKRLNKPFMDYGDTVMHGLEASPSAWLQNHAHWGRHIVSFFLIVTQLGFCCVYIVFLADNLKQVVEAVNSTTNNCHSNETVILTPTMDSRLYMLSFLPLLVLLVFIRNLRILTIFSMLANISMLVSLVIITQYITQEIPDPSRLPLVASWKTYPLFFGTAIFSFESIGVVLPLENKMKNARHFPAILSLGMSIVTSLYISIATLGYLRFGDDIKASISLNLPNCWLYQSVKLLYIAGILCTYALQFYVPAEIIIPFAISQVSTRWALPLDLSIRLAMVCLTCLLAVLIPRLDLVISLVGSVSSSALALIIPPLLEVTTFYSEGMSPLTIFKDALISILGFVGFVVGTYQALDELLKSGDSPPFSNSTTFLR; from the exons ATGTCTGTGACAAAAAGTACCGAGGGAGCCGTTGCTGTCAAACTGGACCTTATGTCGCCTCCTGAAAGTGCCAAGAAGTTGGAGAACAAGGACTCTACATTCTTGGATGAAAGTCCTTCAGAGTCACCAGGCTTGAAGAAGACCAAGGGCATAAC AGTGATCCAGGCCTTGATTCACCTGGTGAAAGGCAACATGGGCACAGGGATCCTGGGACTATCCCTCGCTGTGAAGAACGCGGGCATCCTG ATGGGCCCACTCAGTCTGCTGGTGATGGGCTTAATCGCCTGCCACTGTATGCACATCCTGGTCAGGTGTGCCCAGCGCTTCTGTAAGAG GCTTAACAAGCCCTTTATGGACTATGGAGACACGGTGATGCATGGACTAGAAGCCAGCCCCAGCGCCTGGCTCCAGAACCACGCTCACTGGGGAAG GCATATCGTGAGCTTCTTCCTTATTGTCACCCAACTTGGCTTCTGCTGTGTGTACATTGTGTTTTTGGCTGATAATTTAAAACAG GTAGTGGAAGCTGTTAATAGCACAACCAACAACTGCCATTCCAATGAGACGGTGATTCTGACCCCCACCATGGACTCACGACTCTATATGCTCTCCTTCCTGCCCTTACTGGTGCTGCTGGTCTTCATCCGGAACCTCAGGATCTTGACCATCTtctccatgctggccaacatCAGCATGCTGGTCAGCTTGGTCATCATCACCCAGTACATTACCCAG GAAATCCCAGACCCCAGCCGGTTGCCACTGGTAGCAAGCTGGAAGACCTACCCTCTCTTCTTCGGAAcagccattttttcttttgaaagcatTGGTGTG GTTCTGCCTCTGGAAAACAAGATGAAGAATGCCCGCCACTTCCCAGCCATCCTGTCTTTGGGAATGTCCATCGTCACTTCCCTGTACATCAGCATCGCGACCCTGGGCTACTTGCGGTTTGGAGATGACATCAAGGCCAGCATAAGCCTTAACCTGCCTAACTGCTG GCTGTACCAGTCTGTCAAGCTTCTCTACATTGCCGGCATCCTGTGCACCTATGCCCTGCAGTTCTACGTCCCTGCAGAAATCATCATCCCCTTTGCCATCTCCCAGGTGTCAACACGCTGGGCACTTCCTCTGGATCTGTCCATTCGCCTCGCCATGGTCTGCCTGACTT GCCTCCTGGCCGTCCTCATCCCCCGCCTGGACCTGGTCATCTCCCTGGTGGGCTCCGTGAGCAGCAGCGCCCTGGCCCTCATCATCCCACCGCTCCTGGAGGTCACCACCTTCTACTCAGAGGGCATGAGCCCCCTCACCATCTTCAAGGACGCCCTGATCAGCATCCTGGGCTTCGTGGGCTTTGTGGTGGGGACCTACCAGGCCCTGGACGAGCTGCTCAAGTCAGGAGACTCTCCCCCGTTTTCCAACTCCACCACTTTTCTTCGGTGA